One Nicotiana sylvestris chromosome 12, ASM39365v2, whole genome shotgun sequence genomic window carries:
- the LOC104245655 gene encoding zinc finger protein CONSTANS-LIKE 14-like: MSQRSSGDSRPCDFCNQQIAVLYCRADSAKLCLFCDQHVHSANALSKKHIRSQICDNCGSEPVSIRCATDNLVLCQECDWDAHGSCAHDRTPVEGFSGCPCASELASAWGLDIEAKKPPTPTHLQPTWNGFLEPCNWMCKDVIPPPSSVLLKDLMVPNANNNNSGIYSTTREVGRKQNPTCGKQKQVILKQLIELFKRDLADGVGGGSEDLVPKTPNGSSDWQGNVNVTEGSDAVMGGVNQQLEPQSVPFTSLLMMQKPHNSKNSDRMVEGNILSSGNSYVQNTQIWDFNLGQLRSHEQSSSVEADYSESDMAYMMKSYGELIKGTSLATSKGLELSGINRSVAHEDMTAFSNNSNNRGGSQGPATSESNNLPIIKLSSDSGYAKRKCCGVSKDLNFMEQSIFVGGENTGEEILKADMELLAKNRGNAMQRYKEKKKTRRYDKHIRYESRKARADTRKRVKGRFVKANEAPDG; encoded by the exons ATGAGCCAGAGAAGCAGTGGAGACAGCCGTCCCTGCGATTTCTGCAATCAGCAGATTGCCGTACTTTACTGTCGAGCTGATTCAGCAAAGCTGTGTCTTTTCTGTGACCAGCACGTTCATTCAGCTAACGCCCTCTCCAAGAAACACATCCGATCTCAGATCTGTGACAACTGTGGCTCCGAGCCTGTCTCCATCCGTTGCGCCACTGACAACCTCGTACTCTGCCAAGAATGCGATTGGGATGCTCACGGCAGCTGTGCACACGATCGGACCCCTGTTGAAGGGTTCTCTGGATGTCCTTGTGCTTCTGAGCTTGCTTCAGCTTGGGGTTTAGATATTGAGGCCAAGAAACCACCAACACCTACTCATTTACAGCCCACTTGGAATGGTTTTTTAGAGCCTTGTAATTGGATGTGTAAGGATGTtattcctcctccttcttctgtcTTGTTGAAAGATTTAATGGTACCTAACGCTAATAATAACAATTCTGGGATTTACTCCACAACTCGTGAGGTGGGTAGAAAACAAAATCCAACTTGTGGCAAGCAGAAACAAGTGATATTGAAACAATTAATTGAGTTATTCAAGAGAGATTTGGCAGATGGGGTTGGAGGTGGATCGGAAGATTTAGTTCCAAAGACACCTAATGGGAGTAGTGATTGGCAGGGAAATGTTAATGTGACGGAGGGGAGTGATGCGGTTATGGGTGGTGTCAATCAGCAGCTTGAGCCGCAGAGTGTGCCGTTTACCTCTTTGCTTATGATGCAGAAGCCTCATAATTCAAAAAACAGTGACCGCATGGTGGAAGGGAATATTTTGTCGAGCGGAAATTCCTATGTTCAAAACACCCAG ATATGGGATTTCAATCTGGGGCAGTTGAGGAGCCATGAACAGTCAAGCTCAGTGGAAGCCGACTACAGTGAGAGCGACATGGCTTACATGATGAAAAGCTATGGTGAACTCATAAAAGGAACATCATTAGCAACTTCAAAAGGATTAGAACTCTCAGGCATTAACCGCTCAGTTGCCCATGAAGATATGACAGCTTTCAGT AATAATTCGAATAACCGAGGGGGAAGCCAGGGGCCAGCTACATCTGAGAGCAACAATTTACCAATAATTAAGCTTTCTTCTGACTCTGGTTATGCTAAACGGAAATGCTGTGGTGTGTCTAAAGATTTGAACTTTATGGAGCAAAGCATTTTTGTGGGAGGTGAAAACACCGGTGAGGAAATACTCAAGGCTGATATGGAGCTTCTGGCGAAGAACAGAGGAAATGCAATGCAACGTTataaggagaaaaagaaaacacgAAG ATATGATAAGCACATTCGTTATGAATCAAGGAAGGCAAGAGCTGATACTAGAAAGCGAGTTAAGGGTCGATTTGTCAAGGCTAATGAAGCTCCAGATGGCTGA